One part of the Nymphaea colorata isolate Beijing-Zhang1983 chromosome 8, ASM883128v2, whole genome shotgun sequence genome encodes these proteins:
- the LOC116259443 gene encoding serine/threonine-protein kinase SAPK2-like has translation MERYELVKDIGSGNFGVAKLVRDKRTRELFAVKYIERGQKIDENVKREIMNHRSLKHPNIVLFKEVLLTPTHLAIVMEYAAGGELFERICNAGRFSEDEARFFFQQLISGVSYCHSMEVCHRDLKLENTLLDGSTAPRLKICDFGYSKSSVLHSQPKTAVGTPAYIAPEVLARREYDGKVADVWSCGVTLYVMLVGAYPFEDPEDPKNFRKTITRILGVHYSIPNYVRVSAECRHLLSRIFVANPEKRITIPEIKSHPWFLKNLPLELMEGGAGNCMNDDPEHPPQSIEEIMRIVQEAQKPAEVPQLGGHLLGGSMDFDDMDADADLDIDSSEDFVC, from the exons ATGGAGCGGTATGAATTGGTGAAGGATATTGGTTCGGGGAATTTTGGGGTCGCCAAGCTGGTCAGAGATAAGAGAACAAGGGAGTTGTTTGCTGTAAAGTATATTGAGAGAGGGCAGAAG ATTGATGAAAATGTTAAGAGAGAAATAATGAACCACAGGTCTTTGAAGCATCCTAATATAGTTCTGTTTAAGGAG GTACTGCTAACCCCGACTCATCTAGCCATAGTGATGGAATATGCTGCAGGCGGAGAGCTTTTCGAGAGAATATGCAATGCTGGGAGATTCAGTGAGGATGAG GCAAGATTCTTTTTCCAACAGTTGATATCTGGTGTCAGCTATTGCCATTCCATG GAGGTTTGCCACAGAGATCTCAAACTTGAGAACACTCTCTTGGATGGAAGCACTGCTCCTCGCCTCAAAATTTGTGACTTTGGCTACTCAAAG TCATCTGTTTTGCATTCTCAACCAAAGACTGCAGTCGGAACGCCGGCTTACATAGCCCCGGAGGTGTTAGCTAGGCGTGAATATGATGGCAAA GTTGCAGATGTTTGGTCTTGTGGAGTTACCCTCTATGTCATGCTTGTTGGTGCCTATCCTTTTGAGGATCCAGAAGATCCTAAAAACTTTAGGAAGACAATTACA CGAATACTTGGTGTCCACTACTCTATTCCCAATTATGTTCGTGTTTCTGCCGAATGCAGGCATCTTCTCTCTCGAATATTCGTTGCTAATCCCGAGAAG AGAATTACCATTCCTGAGATAAAAAGCCACCCCTGGTTTCTAAAGAACTTGCCGCTGGAGCTGATGGAAGGAGGAGCAGGAAACTGCATGAACGATGATCCAGAGCATCCTCCTCAAAGCATCGAAGAAATAATGAGGATTGTACAGGAAGCGCAGAAGCCGGCTGAGGTGCCACAGCTTGGTGGGCATCTGCTCGGTGGTAGCATGGATTTTGACGACATGGATGCAGATGCGGATCTAGATATTGATAGCAGTGAAGATTTTGTTTGTTAA